A single Bacillus sp. OxB-1 DNA region contains:
- a CDS encoding Glu/Leu/Phe/Val dehydrogenase dimerization domain-containing protein produces the protein MVTLEQSLKNENASVLDKMVEHEQVLFCNDKATGLQAIIAIHDTTMGPALGGCRMAPYKTMDDALKDVLRLSKGMTYKCAAADVDFGGGKSVIIGDPLKDKTPEKFRAFGQFIDSLNGRFYTGTDMGTTLDDFVQAMKETNYIAGKPVEFGGGGDSSIPTALGVVYGVKATSKALFGDDKLEGKTFTIQGLGKVGYKVAEHILNEGGNIIVTDINEKALEDIQKLGGSSVKVVASDDIYSQDADIFIPCAFGGIINDDTIDVLKVRGISGSANNQLSESRHGDVLRERGILYAPDYIVNGGGLIQVADELYGANPARVLAKTENIYNSLLEVFTQAEQDQITTATAADRMCEKRIADAKNRNSFFSQAKRPKWHFQHQ, from the coding sequence ATGGTGACTTTGGAACAATCTTTGAAAAATGAAAATGCAAGCGTTCTCGATAAAATGGTGGAGCATGAACAGGTTCTGTTCTGCAACGACAAGGCGACAGGCCTACAGGCAATCATCGCGATTCATGATACGACGATGGGTCCTGCGCTCGGCGGATGCCGCATGGCGCCGTATAAGACGATGGATGACGCGTTAAAGGACGTCCTTCGCCTGTCTAAAGGGATGACATACAAATGTGCAGCGGCAGACGTGGATTTCGGCGGCGGTAAATCGGTCATCATCGGTGACCCGCTAAAAGACAAAACGCCTGAGAAATTCCGGGCATTCGGTCAATTCATTGACTCCTTGAACGGCCGTTTCTATACAGGAACCGATATGGGTACGACGCTTGACGATTTTGTGCAGGCGATGAAAGAAACGAACTATATTGCTGGCAAACCGGTCGAGTTTGGAGGCGGAGGAGACTCTTCCATCCCAACCGCATTGGGTGTCGTCTACGGTGTGAAAGCGACGAGCAAAGCATTGTTCGGTGATGACAAGCTGGAAGGGAAGACTTTCACAATCCAAGGACTTGGAAAAGTCGGCTACAAAGTGGCGGAGCACATCCTGAACGAGGGCGGAAATATCATTGTGACGGATATTAATGAAAAAGCGCTCGAAGATATTCAAAAACTCGGTGGAAGCTCCGTGAAAGTGGTAGCAAGCGATGATATTTACAGCCAAGATGCAGATATTTTCATCCCATGTGCATTCGGCGGCATCATCAATGACGATACGATTGACGTTTTAAAAGTGCGCGGTATTTCCGGTTCAGCGAACAACCAATTGTCTGAAAGCCGTCACGGCGATGTTCTGCGTGAAAGAGGGATTCTGTATGCACCGGATTATATCGTCAATGGCGGTGGATTAATCCAAGTAGCAGATGAATTGTATGGAGCAAATCCGGCTCGCGTACTTGCTAAAACTGAGAATATCTACAACTCTCTATTGGAAGTGTTTACACAAGCGGAGCAAGATCAGATCACGACAGCGACGGCAGCAGACCGCATGTGTGAAAAACGAATTGCAGATGCGAAGAACCGCAACAGCTTTTTCTCCCAGGCAAAA
- a CDS encoding sodium-dependent transporter: MNTTDQWTSKLGFILAAAGSAIGLGAIWKFPYVAGTSGGGAFLLIFLLFTLLLGLPLLIGEFIIGRSTQKDAIESYKEIAPGSSWHFIGRLGMVTCFILLSFYSVVGGWVLIYIVKAATGSLNGLTQSDYNNLFGEVVSDPFISVGAQLVFMAMTTFVIAKGVTSGIEKASKYMMPALFILFIILAIRSFTLDGASAGLSFFLKPDFGNVTSETILFALGQSFFALSIGVSVMVTYSSYLSKKESLPQSAVSIVLMNLLVAVLAGLVIFPAVFAFGLEPDAGPTLLFNVLPTIFGQLPFGVLFFLAFLILFLFAALTSAFSMLEIIVAVLAKGDEAKRKKYAWLIGLAIFVVGIPSALSFGLLSDISIFGTSIFDAFDFLVSNMLMPLGALLIAIFIPLKIPKEKLFNELKSGSNISAKLFTIWFLLIRYVAPIAIVIVFMDVLGFLNFLK, encoded by the coding sequence GTTTGGGAGCGATCTGGAAGTTCCCGTATGTGGCAGGAACAAGCGGCGGTGGTGCATTTTTACTGATTTTCTTACTTTTCACACTGTTGCTTGGATTACCTTTGTTAATAGGAGAATTTATTATCGGACGCAGCACACAAAAAGATGCGATTGAATCTTATAAAGAAATCGCGCCGGGTTCTTCATGGCATTTCATCGGTAGGCTCGGTATGGTCACGTGCTTTATCCTTCTATCGTTTTACAGTGTCGTAGGCGGGTGGGTGCTCATCTATATTGTTAAAGCCGCGACAGGAAGTTTAAATGGGTTGACGCAATCCGATTACAATAATTTGTTCGGTGAGGTCGTTTCGGATCCGTTCATCAGCGTCGGTGCACAATTGGTGTTCATGGCAATGACGACGTTCGTCATTGCAAAAGGGGTGACTAGCGGGATTGAAAAAGCAAGTAAATATATGATGCCTGCTCTCTTTATCCTGTTTATCATATTAGCAATTCGCTCTTTCACGTTGGATGGTGCGTCGGCAGGGCTCAGCTTTTTCTTGAAACCTGATTTTGGCAATGTCACTTCTGAAACGATTCTGTTTGCACTGGGACAATCGTTTTTCGCCCTCAGTATCGGGGTTTCAGTAATGGTGACGTACAGTTCCTATTTATCCAAGAAGGAAAGCTTGCCACAATCCGCTGTTTCCATCGTTCTGATGAACTTGCTCGTAGCCGTTCTGGCTGGATTGGTCATCTTTCCTGCGGTCTTCGCATTCGGACTTGAGCCGGACGCGGGTCCTACATTATTATTCAATGTTTTGCCGACAATTTTTGGGCAGCTTCCGTTCGGTGTCCTGTTTTTCTTGGCATTTCTGATCCTTTTCTTGTTTGCTGCGCTCACATCGGCTTTCTCGATGCTTGAAATTATTGTTGCAGTGCTCGCTAAAGGGGATGAAGCGAAGCGGAAAAAATATGCTTGGCTTATTGGGTTGGCGATTTTCGTCGTAGGTATTCCTTCCGCCTTGTCATTTGGCTTGCTGTCGGACATTTCGATTTTTGGAACATCCATTTTTGATGCGTTCGATTTCTTGGTTAGTAATATGTTGATGCCACTCGGAGCATTGTTGATCGCGATTTTCATTCCGTTGAAAATACCGAAAGAGAAATTATTCAATGAATTAAAATCTGGTTCCAACATTAGCGCTAAGTTATTCACAATTTGGTTTTTATTGATTCGCTATGTAGCACCGATTGCAATTGTAATCGTATTCATGGATGTATTGGGCTTTTTGAATTTCTTGAAGTGA